The following proteins come from a genomic window of Candidatus Desulfofervidus auxilii:
- a CDS encoding deoxynucleoside kinase — translation MVKIISFEGCVGAGKTSLTNYFSYELKCEKVLEAYEKNPFLEDFYAKSDVALETEITFLLIHFSQLKKALSECKGNFILSDFSIEKDLVYAKLNLNEKELKVFEQIYNYVISKVGVPYAVIYLDLSLNILRRRIFQRGRPYEINADPTYFKKYNDKVKEYFKKYTHSKVFFFNVDDLDLEPENKKLTQIRNKIMELIKNDL, via the coding sequence ATGGTAAAAATAATAAGTTTCGAAGGATGTGTAGGTGCAGGTAAGACTAGTTTAACTAATTATTTCTCATATGAATTAAAGTGTGAAAAAGTACTAGAAGCATATGAGAAGAATCCTTTCTTGGAAGATTTTTATGCAAAGTCGGATGTTGCACTCGAAACTGAGATAACTTTTTTACTAATCCATTTTTCACAATTAAAGAAAGCACTTAGCGAGTGTAAGGGCAATTTTATATTAAGTGATTTTTCGATAGAAAAAGATTTAGTATATGCAAAATTAAATTTAAACGAAAAAGAATTAAAAGTCTTTGAACAAATTTATAATTACGTTATTAGTAAAGTAGGTGTTCCTTATGCTGTCATTTACTTGGATTTATCTTTAAATATTTTAAGAAGAAGAATTTTTCAAAGAGGAAGGCCTTACGAGATTAATGCAGACCCTACTTATTTCAAAAAATATAATGATAAAGTTAAAGAATATTTCAAAAAATATACACATAGTAAAGTTTTCTTTTTCAATGTTGATGACTTAGATTTAGAGCCAGAGAACAAAAAGTTAACTCAAATAAGAAACAAAATCATGGAGTTGATAAAAAATGATTTGTAA
- a CDS encoding ion channel, whose product MKSFVVELWLGIFSILRWISPFQVIRTLIPAIRGSHGFVDGWVLGNLLLSIILLLMCSAPSLHWWEIIAICYGIIRVFEIFIYQINVLLFDEYRARKAGKTYALRGFRRLVILLLHNYAEIIFWFALFYRNLDWAFETGKINLNSFSVSLNFSFVTMTTFGYSTILPKETLGHVLTLTQSIIGLFMALLILARFISLIPAPQTMDEFER is encoded by the coding sequence ATGAAATCATTCGTAGTTGAGCTGTGGTTGGGGATATTCAGCATACTGAGATGGATATCGCCTTTTCAGGTAATCCGTACTTTGATTCCAGCCATCAGAGGAAGTCATGGCTTTGTTGATGGATGGGTTTTAGGAAATTTACTACTTTCAATTATACTATTATTAATGTGTTCAGCTCCGAGTCTACATTGGTGGGAGATTATCGCTATTTGTTATGGGATAATTCGAGTTTTCGAAATCTTTATCTACCAAATTAACGTGCTGTTATTTGATGAGTATAGGGCAAGAAAAGCAGGAAAAACTTATGCTCTACGAGGCTTTCGCCGCCTTGTGATCCTTCTGCTACATAATTATGCCGAAATTATTTTTTGGTTTGCTCTTTTTTATCGTAACTTAGACTGGGCGTTTGAGACAGGCAAAATCAATCTCAATTCATTTTCTGTATCTTTAAACTTTAGTTTTGTTACAATGACTACTTTTGGCTATTCTACTATCCTTCCCAAGGAAACTTTGGGGCACGTTCTCACTCTTACTCAGTCAATAATTGGTTTGTTCATGGCGTTATTGATTCTCGCAAGATTCATATCTTTAATCCCTGCCCCTCAAACCATGGATGAATTTGAAAGGTGA
- a CDS encoding type II toxin-antitoxin system HicB family antitoxin, with amino-acid sequence MLVKFEIYNDGEYWCARGIGVDIFTQGKTLDELMENIKEAVEAHYGELLEKGEDIKILSISEIEVHSTAKVTSR; translated from the coding sequence ATGCTCGTAAAATTTGAGATATATAATGATGGTGAATACTGGTGTGCAAGAGGTATAGGGGTGGATATATTCACGCAAGGGAAAACACTTGATGAGTTGATGGAGAATATAAAAGAGGCTGTTGAAGCACATTATGGAGAATTATTGGAAAAAGGTGAAGATATAAAGATATTATCAATATCAGAAATAGAGGTGCATTCAACTGCCAAGGTTACCAGTCGTTAG
- a CDS encoding nucleotidyltransferase family protein: MLNSDEILKKIEESKDKIKKFGVRRIGIFGSYVRSEQKKGSDIDIIVEFEKGKKTFDNYMELKFFLEDLFNCKVDLVILESIKPDLKPHILRSVKYATGV; encoded by the coding sequence ATGTTGAATTCGGATGAAATATTAAAGAAAATTGAAGAAAGCAAAGACAAAATTAAGAAATTTGGAGTCAGGAGGATAGGCATATTTGGTTCCTATGTTAGAAGTGAGCAGAAAAAAGGGAGCGATATAGACATAATAGTAGAATTTGAAAAAGGAAAGAAAACTTTTGACAACTATATGGAACTAAAATTCTTTCTGGAAGACTTATTCAACTGTAAAGTTGACCTTGTGATTCTGGAATCTATAAAGCCAGATTTGAAACCTCATATATTAAGGAGTGTGAAATATGCCACGGGAGTATAA
- a CDS encoding DUF86 domain-containing protein encodes MPREYKVYLRDILEAIGKIERYTENMNFEDFSNNELIQDGVIRNLEIIGEAVKNLPDDIKKDYPEVEWRKIAGLRDILIHAYFGVDLEVIWDIVKNKVPELKEMVKKILLNL; translated from the coding sequence ATGCCACGGGAGTATAAAGTGTATTTGAGGGATATACTTGAAGCGATAGGTAAAATTGAGAGATATACAGAGAATATGAATTTTGAGGATTTTTCAAACAATGAATTAATTCAAGATGGTGTGATAAGAAATCTTGAAATAATAGGAGAGGCTGTAAAAAATCTACCTGATGATATTAAGAAAGATTATCCAGAAGTAGAATGGAGAAAAATAGCTGGTCTGAGAGATATTCTTATTCATGCATATTTTGGTGTGGACTTAGAGGTTATATGGGACATAGTGAAAAATAAAGTTCCAGAACTAAAGGAAATGGTGAAAAAGATTCTTTTAAACCTTTGA